Below is a genomic region from Hasllibacter sp. MH4015.
TGGGACAGCATCTCGCGGATCGCTTCCGCTCCGATATTGGCCTGGAACGCATCGGCGCCGTAAGCGTCCTGCGCATCCATGAACTCTTCCTCGCCCATCAACTGACCGTATTGCAGGTCCGTCAGGCCGGGTTCGATCACCACGTAGTTCTCGAAGTAGAGGATCCGCTCCAGATCGCGCAGGGTCATGTCCAGCATCAGGCCGATGCGCGACGGCAGCGACTTGAGGAACCAGATGTGCGCGACGGGGGCGGCCAGCTCGATATGGCCCATCCGCTCACGACGGACCTTTTGCAGCGTGACTTCCACACCGCATTTCTCGCAGACAACGCCGCGATACTTCATCCGCTTGTATTTGCCGCAGAGGCACTCGTAATCCTTGATCGGCCCAAAAATCCGAGCACAGAACAGGCCGTCACGCTCGGGCTTGAACGTACGGTAGTTGATCGTCTCGGGCTTCTTGATCTCCCCGTAGGACCAGCTGAGGATACGCTCGGGGCTTGCGAGCGATACCTTGATCTCATCAAACGCCTTGGGCGGCGTCAGCGGGTTGAACGGGTTGTTTGTCAGTTCCTGGTTCATTTCGAATCCTTGAAATTAAGGGCGCGTAAGGGAGGGGGGCGATCCGTGGACCGCCCCGGAGGCATCGGCGAGTTACTCCGCCGCGATGCCCCCTTCGTCCTCCTCCGCATCCAGGAGTTCCATGTTGAGGCCCAGGCCGCGGACCTCTTTGACGAGAACGTTGAACGATTCCGGCACGCCGGCTTCGAAGTTGTCCTCACCCTTCACGATCGACTCGTAGACCTTTGTCCGGCCCGCCACGTCGTCCGACTTCACCGTCAGCATTTCCTGCAAGGTGTAGGCGGCGCCGTAGGCTTCCAGCGCCCAGACCTCCATCTCACCGAAGCGCTGACCACCGAACTGCGCCTTACCACCCAGCGGCTGCTGCGTGACGAGGGAGTACGGCCCCGTGGACCGGGCGTGGATCTTGTCATCGACCAAGTGGTGCAGTTTCAGCAGGTATTTCACACCCACCGTCACCGGACGGGCGAATTTCTCACCCGTGCGCCCGTCGAACAGGTCCGACTGGCCCGAGGTGGAGAACCCGGCCCGCACAAGCGCGTCGTTCACATCCGCTTCCTTCGCACCATCGAAGACGGGCGTTGCAATCGGCACGCCTTTGGTGACGTTGCCCGCGGCCTCCAGAAGGCTGTCTTCGTCCCGATCCCCAAAGGCATCGTTATAGACATCCTCGCCATAGGCGATCTTGAGCGCGTCACGCACCGGGGTCATGTCGCCGGAGCGGCGGTACTCGTCCAGCGCCTCGTCGATCTTCAGACCCATGCCGCGCGCGGCCCAACCCATATGGGTTTCCAGGATCTGACCCACGTTCATACGCGAGGGCACACCCAGCGGGTTCAGCACGAAGTCGACCGGCGTGCCGTCCGCAAGGAACGGCATGTCCTCCATCGGGACCACCTTGGAGATCACACCCTTGTTGCCGTGACGGCCGGCCATCTTGTCGCCCGGCTGAAGCTTGCGCTTCACGGCGATGAAGACCTTGACCATCTTCATCACGCCCGGGGGCAGATCGTCGCCGCGACGGACCTTCTCCACCTTGTCCTCGAAGCGGTGATCCAATGCGCGCTTCTGCGCATCGAACTGCTCGTTGAGGGCTTCGACCTGGGCCGCATCCTGCTCGTCTTCGAGGGCAAGCTGCCACCACTGGCCGCGCGACAGCTGATCGTCCAGCAATTCGGCGGTGATCGGTGTATTCGGCTTCACACCCTTGGGGCCTTTGACCGCCACTTTGCCTTCGATCATGCCGCGCAGACGGGCGTAGATGTTCCGCTCAAGGATCACCAACTCGTCGTCGCGGTCACGGGCAAGGCGTTCCACCTCTTCCCGCTCGATCTGGAGCGCGCGTTCGTCCTTTTCCACACCGTGGCGGTTGAAGACACGTACTTCCACGACCGTCCCGAAATCACCGGGCGGCAGACGCAGCGACGTATCACGAACGTCCGAGGCTTTCTCCCCGAAGATGGCGCGCAGAAGCTTTTCTTCCGGCGTCATCGGGCTTTCGCCCTTCGGCGTGATCTTACCCACAAGGATGTCCGCCGGGCCCACTTCGGCACCGATATAGACGATCCCCGCCTCGTCGAGGTTGCGCAGCGCCTCCTCACCGACATTCGGGATGTCGCGGGTGATCTCTTCCGGCCCCAGCTTCGTGTCACGGGCGGCGACTTCGAATTCCTCGATGTGGATCGAGGTGAAGACGTCGTCCTTCACGATACGCTCGGAAATCAGGATCGAGTCCTCGTAGTTGTAGCCATTCCACGGCATGAAGGCGACGATGACGTTCTTGCCGAGCGCCAGTTCACCGATATCCGTGGACGGGCCATCCGCGATCACCTCGTCCTTGCCGACCGTATCACCCACCTTCACCAGCGGACGCTGATTGATGCAGGTGTTCTGGTTCGACCGCTGGAACTTGCGCAGGCGATAGATGTCCACGCCCGCGTCACCAAGCTCCAGATCCTCGGTGGCGCGCACAACGATACGCTGCGCATCGACCTGGTCGATGATGCCGCCACGCTTGGCCATGATCGCCGCGCCGGAGTCCTTCGCCACGACCGATTCGATGCCGGTGCCCACGAAGGGTGCGTCCGCCTGCAACAGCGGAACCGCCTGACGTTGCATGTTGGATCCCATCAGCGCGCGGTTCGCGTCGTCGTTCTCAAGGAACGGGATCAGCGAGGCCGCGACCGAAACCAACTGTTTGGGCGACACGTCGATCAGGTCGACGCTTTCACGGGCGTTCAGCGTGTATTCGCCGGACATCCGCGTGTTGACCATGTCGTTGACGAACTTGCCGTCCTCATCAAGGTTCGCGTTGGCCTGGGCCACGGTATGCCGCATCTCCTCGGTGGCGGACATGTAGACCACGTCATCCGTGACCTTCGCATCCTCCACCCGGCGATAGGGCGTCTCGATGAAGCCATACTTGTTCACGCGGGCATAGGTGGCCAGTGAGTTGATCAGGCCGATATTCGGGCCTTCCGGCGTCTCGATCGGGCACATGCGACCGTAGTGGGTCGGGTGCACGTCGCGTACCTCGAAGCCCGCGCGTTCCCGCGTCAGACCGCCTGGCCCAAGCGCGGACAGGCGCCGCTTGTGCGTCACTTCCGACAGCGGGTTCGTCTGGTCCATGAACTGCGACAGCTGCGAGGAACCGAAGAATTCACGCACAGCGGCCGCAGCCGGTTTGGCGTTGATCAGGTCCTGCGGCATCACCGTGTCGATCTCGACCGACGACATACGCTCCTTGATCGCGCGCTCCATGCGCAGCAGACCCACGCGGTACTGGTTCTCCATCAACTCACCGACCGAACGGACACGGCGGTTGCCGAGGTGGTCGATATCGTCGATGTCGCCCCGCCCGTCGCGCAGCTCAACCAGCGCCTTGATGCAGGAGATGATGTCTTCCTTGCGCAGCGTGCGCATGGTGTCTTCCGCGTCCAGGTCCAGACGCATGTTCATCTTCACCCGACCAACGGCGGACAGGTCGTAACGCTCGCTGTCGAAGAACAGCTGATCGAACAGGGTCGACGCGGCCTCAACCGTGGGCGGCTCACCCGGACGCATGACGCGGTAGATATCCATCAGCGCGGTTTCGCGGTTCAGGTTCTTGTCCACCGCCATGGTGTTGCGCATGTACGGGCCGACCGTGACGTTGTCGATGTCGAGCACCGGGATCTCGGTGATGCCCGCGTCGATCAGCTCCTTGAGCGTCCCGCCGGTGACTTCCCCGTCCTTGTCGACTTCCCAGGTCAGCTCGTCCCCGGCCTCGACATAGATCGCACCGTTTTCCTCGTTGATGATGTCCTTGGCCGCAAAGCGCCCGATGATGCCGTCAAACGGCACCAGCAGGTTTTCTACAGTGCCGTCGTCGATCCATTTCTTGACCGCGCGCGGCGTGACCTTCTTGCCGGCCTCGGCGATGACTTCACCGGTTTTGGCGTCCACAAGATCGCTGTTCGGGCGGGTGCCGCGCACACGCTCGGGGAAGAACTTGGTGGCCCAGCCCTTGTTCTTCACCATCTTGAAGGTGACGGTATCGTAATAGGCATCCATGATGCCTTCCTGGTCGAGGCCCAGGGAATAGAGCAGCGTCGTGACCGGCAGCTTCCGGCGGCGGTCGATGCGCGCGAACACGATGTCCTTGGCGTCGAACTCAAAGTCCAGCCAGGAGCCGCGATAGGGAATGATGCGGCACGCGAACAGCAGCTTGCCCGATGAATGCGTCTTGCCCTTGTCGTGGTCGAAGAACACGCCCGGCGAACGATGCATCTGGGACACGATCACGCGCTCGGTGCCGTTCACGATGAACGTCCCGTTCGGCGTCATCAGGGGCATGTCGCCCATGAAGACGTCCTGTTCCTTGATGTCCTTGACCGATTTCGCGCCGGTATCCTCGTCGATATCGAACACGATCAGCCGCAGCGTCACCTTGAGGGGCGCGGCATAGGTCAGGTCGCGTTGTTGGCATTCCTCGACGTCAAACTTGGGCTGCTCCAGCTCATACTTGACGAATTCGAGGATCGCGGTCTCGTTGAAGTCCTTGATCGGGAAAACCGACTGGAACACGCCTTTGATGCCTTCGCCGTCCATCGGCTCAAGCTGATCACCGGATTTCAGGAACAGGTCGTAAGACGACTTCTGCACCTCGATCAGGTTCGGCATCTCCAGCACTTCGCGGATTTTGCCATAAAATTTGCGGATACGTTTCTGGCCTGCGTAGGTCTGCGGCATGTGCGTATGCACCTTTCTCTCTCGCGCGGCACTCCCGCCGCCGGGGCCTCGGCGGAGTGCTCGCAAGATACAAGACTCGACGGGTCAATCTGTCTGCCGTCCCACCGGCAAAGCCCGACCCTTTCGTCACCGTCTTGGGAAACACCCCCCGGTGGGGCCCTTGCCAAGACGTGCCCGCCTCAAAGACGCGGACGGCTGGACCCAGATATCCTCCGGGCCCAGCCATATCTGCCACCCCCTGAGGGGCGTTCGTTGACCAATCAGGCCAGCTCGACCTCTGCGCCAGCTGCTTCCAGCTTGCCCTTGATCTCTTCGGCTTCGGCTTTGTCGACGCCTTCCTTGATCTTGCCACCGGCCTCGACGAGGTCCTTGGCTTCTTTCAGGCCGAGGCCCGTGATGCCGCGCACTTCCTTGATCACGTTGATCTTGGAGGCGCCGGCATTCTTCAGCACGACGTCGAATTCGGTCTGCTCTTCGGCAGCGGCACCGCCTGCATCGGCAGGGCCGGCCATCATCACTGCGCCGCCAGCGGCGGGCTCGATGCCGTATTCGTCTTTCAGGATGGTCTTGAGTTCCTGGGCTTCCAGGAGGGTCAGACCAACGATCTCTTCTGCGAGTTTCTTCAGATCAGCCATTTTTCAGGTTCCGTATGTAGGTATGGGTTCCAACGCCGCAAGGGGCGGGTTCTCAACGGGTGCTTACGCCGCCTTCTCTTCGATGGTCGAAAGGATGGAAGCGATATTCGAGGCAGGCGCGCCAATGGCACCGGCGATGTTGGACGCGGGCGCGCCGATGCAGCCAACGATGGAGGCAATAAGCTCCTCGCGGGACGGCATCTTTGCGACGGCCTTCACACCATCGGTATCCAGGATGTTCTCGCCCATCGCACCGCCGAGAATGACGTATTTGTCATTGTCTTTGGCGAAGTCGTCCGCGGCCTTGGCGGCAGCGACCGGATCTTCGGAATAGGCAAGAACCGTCATGCCCCCCATCAGGTCCGCGATGCCGGCGGCAGGCGTTCCCTCGAGGGCAATCTTGGCGAGCTTGTTCTTGGCGACACGCACGGCTCCGCCCGCGTCGCGAACGCGACCGCGCAGATCCTGCATCTCTGCAACCGTGAGGCCCTGGTAGTGTGCAACCACCACGACGCCAGAGCTTTCGAAGATCTGGCCGAGTTCCTCGACCACTTTCTCTTTCTGGGCTCTATCCACAGGTTTTCTCCAAATTGGCAGATGTCTCTGCCGGCTCAGTTTCTAC
It encodes:
- the rplL gene encoding 50S ribosomal protein L7/L12; protein product: MADLKKLAEEIVGLTLLEAQELKTILKDEYGIEPAAGGAVMMAGPADAGGAAAEEQTEFDVVLKNAGASKINVIKEVRGITGLGLKEAKDLVEAGGKIKEGVDKAEAEEIKGKLEAAGAEVELA
- the rplJ gene encoding 50S ribosomal protein L10, with the translated sequence MDRAQKEKVVEELGQIFESSGVVVVAHYQGLTVAEMQDLRGRVRDAGGAVRVAKNKLAKIALEGTPAAGIADLMGGMTVLAYSEDPVAAAKAADDFAKDNDKYVILGGAMGENILDTDGVKAVAKMPSREELIASIVGCIGAPASNIAGAIGAPASNIASILSTIEEKAA
- the rpoB gene encoding DNA-directed RNA polymerase subunit beta; amino-acid sequence: MPQTYAGQKRIRKFYGKIREVLEMPNLIEVQKSSYDLFLKSGDQLEPMDGEGIKGVFQSVFPIKDFNETAILEFVKYELEQPKFDVEECQQRDLTYAAPLKVTLRLIVFDIDEDTGAKSVKDIKEQDVFMGDMPLMTPNGTFIVNGTERVIVSQMHRSPGVFFDHDKGKTHSSGKLLFACRIIPYRGSWLDFEFDAKDIVFARIDRRRKLPVTTLLYSLGLDQEGIMDAYYDTVTFKMVKNKGWATKFFPERVRGTRPNSDLVDAKTGEVIAEAGKKVTPRAVKKWIDDGTVENLLVPFDGIIGRFAAKDIINEENGAIYVEAGDELTWEVDKDGEVTGGTLKELIDAGITEIPVLDIDNVTVGPYMRNTMAVDKNLNRETALMDIYRVMRPGEPPTVEAASTLFDQLFFDSERYDLSAVGRVKMNMRLDLDAEDTMRTLRKEDIISCIKALVELRDGRGDIDDIDHLGNRRVRSVGELMENQYRVGLLRMERAIKERMSSVEIDTVMPQDLINAKPAAAAVREFFGSSQLSQFMDQTNPLSEVTHKRRLSALGPGGLTRERAGFEVRDVHPTHYGRMCPIETPEGPNIGLINSLATYARVNKYGFIETPYRRVEDAKVTDDVVYMSATEEMRHTVAQANANLDEDGKFVNDMVNTRMSGEYTLNARESVDLIDVSPKQLVSVAASLIPFLENDDANRALMGSNMQRQAVPLLQADAPFVGTGIESVVAKDSGAAIMAKRGGIIDQVDAQRIVVRATEDLELGDAGVDIYRLRKFQRSNQNTCINQRPLVKVGDTVGKDEVIADGPSTDIGELALGKNVIVAFMPWNGYNYEDSILISERIVKDDVFTSIHIEEFEVAARDTKLGPEEITRDIPNVGEEALRNLDEAGIVYIGAEVGPADILVGKITPKGESPMTPEEKLLRAIFGEKASDVRDTSLRLPPGDFGTVVEVRVFNRHGVEKDERALQIEREEVERLARDRDDELVILERNIYARLRGMIEGKVAVKGPKGVKPNTPITAELLDDQLSRGQWWQLALEDEQDAAQVEALNEQFDAQKRALDHRFEDKVEKVRRGDDLPPGVMKMVKVFIAVKRKLQPGDKMAGRHGNKGVISKVVPMEDMPFLADGTPVDFVLNPLGVPSRMNVGQILETHMGWAARGMGLKIDEALDEYRRSGDMTPVRDALKIAYGEDVYNDAFGDRDEDSLLEAAGNVTKGVPIATPVFDGAKEADVNDALVRAGFSTSGQSDLFDGRTGEKFARPVTVGVKYLLKLHHLVDDKIHARSTGPYSLVTQQPLGGKAQFGGQRFGEMEVWALEAYGAAYTLQEMLTVKSDDVAGRTKVYESIVKGEDNFEAGVPESFNVLVKEVRGLGLNMELLDAEEDEGGIAAE